The Ignavibacteria bacterium genome contains the following window.
TGTTCCTATAAAATTTCTTCGTTAATCAATTGCGATTTTATCTCTAATCCGTTTTACTGTCTCGGTGAACCGCTTCCCAACGTATTCAATTTCATCTTCGGTATTGAATCGTCCAATGCTCAATCGTATTGAATTTTGAATCTCATTTTTAGCCAATCCAATTGCCTTCAATACATGCGATGGCTCTGCCTTAGCCGATGAACACGCTGATCCACTTGAAAATGCTACATCTTTTATTTCAGCTAATAACAAATCTGCATTAACATCCTTAAACTTAAAGTTTAAGTTGCCTGGCAAACGATCAATCTCATGCCCATTTAAGCTAACATCTTCTATTCCACTTAGTAAAAAATCAAACAATCTATTTTGCATCAATTTTATTTTCGACGTTTCATTTTCCATCTCGTTCAATGCAATTTCGCACACCTTACCGAATCCAACAACACAAGGCACATTCAAAGTTCCCGATCTAAGACCTTTTTCATGCCCACCGCCATGAATAATTGGTTTTAACTGAATACTCGGCTTTCTTTTTCTGATGAATAAGGCACCAATCCCTTTGGGGCCGTATATCTTATGGGCTGAGATCGAAATTAAATCGGCTTGAATCTTCTGAGCATCAAGACTGACTTTTCCTAAAGATTGGACTGCGTCAGTATGAAAAAGAACATTTTTAGCGTTACAAATTTTTGCAATTTCATCTACAGGTTGAATAGTTCCTATCTCATTATTAGAAGCCATTATTGAGACTAAAATTGTTTTTGAATTAATTAATCCTTTTAGATCTTTCAGATTTACTTTACCAGATTCATCAACTCGAACATAAGATATCTTGAATCCTCTATCCCCAAGAGATTTACACGGTTCGAGGACTGAAGGGTGCTCAATTGATGAAGTAACAATATGATTTCCTTTACTTTGGTAAGCTTGGGCAATACCAAGAATGGCAAGATTATTAGATTCGGTTGCACCGCTTGTAAAAAAAATCTCTTCTGGATTTGCATTTAAAAGAGATGCAATACGTTGTCTTGCTCTGTCTATGGCACTTTCAGCAATCCAACCAAAAGAATGCTGCTTGCTTGCAGAATTTCCAAAACGTTCTGAAAAAAAGGGAAGCATCTCTTCAAGAACTCTTGGATCTACTTGAGTAGTTGAATTGTTATCAAGGTAAATCGGAAATTTCATTTGCACGTTAAAAAATTTGTTCCTTTATCGAAACAATACAACGAATATTAATTAAAAATTAGTTACTAACAAATGAAAATCACCGCTGATTTTCATTTACTAAAACAAATAAAATATTTTAATTGTTCCGATTAAAATCCCAAAATAGAAATTGATTTTTGTGCATATTCAACCAACGGTTGAAAATACACACCCAATATGATTGTCGGGGCGACAAGTAAAAATACGAGAGCAATATTACCCCAAGAAATTGGAATAGTAACTTCATCTGTTGCATCCTTTAAAAACATGTGTTTGATTACTCTAACGTAGTAATAGAGTGAAACAACACTGTTCAGCACTCCGATCACGGCCAACCAAATCCATTCTGTTTTCACGAGTGCGGAAAACAAATAAAGTTTTCCAATAAATCCGGCAGTGGGAGGGATTCCTGTGAGCGAAATCAAAAAGATTGT
Protein-coding sequences here:
- a CDS encoding cysteine desulfurase, with protein sequence MKFPIYLDNNSTTQVDPRVLEEMLPFFSERFGNSASKQHSFGWIAESAIDRARQRIASLLNANPEEIFFTSGATESNNLAILGIAQAYQSKGNHIVTSSIEHPSVLEPCKSLGDRGFKISYVRVDESGKVNLKDLKGLINSKTILVSIMASNNEIGTIQPVDEIAKICNAKNVLFHTDAVQSLGKVSLDAQKIQADLISISAHKIYGPKGIGALFIRKRKPSIQLKPIIHGGGHEKGLRSGTLNVPCVVGFGKVCEIALNEMENETSKIKLMQNRLFDFLLSGIEDVSLNGHEIDRLPGNLNFKFKDVNADLLLAEIKDVAFSSGSACSSAKAEPSHVLKAIGLAKNEIQNSIRLSIGRFNTEDEIEYVGKRFTETVKRIRDKIAID